In Chitinispirillales bacterium ANBcel5, the genomic window AAATATCTGAGTTTTACAGGGCAACCATTTTCTGATAGCATGCTGGAGGAATGGATTTATGGATTAAACAAAGATAGCCAGATGAGATATTTTACTGCAATTAAAACAGACATTGTTATTGGAATAATAGTGTTAAAGGCAGATGTTTTGAATGGATTTGAAATCTGTGGCTTAGGCATTAAACCGAATTTTAAACGGCAAGGAATTGGAAATCAACTTGTACAAAAGGCGATAGCAGATGCTAAAAACAGTAACTACAGAGCCATTCAAACACTTGTATATGCAGACAACTTACCTATGCTTATGCTAACAATAAAGAATGGTTTTCAACCTTATCGCATTGATATAAACCAAAGATACGATGGAGCGAATATAGTCGCGTTAAAGAAACAACTATGAAATAATGTAAGGTCAAAGTTGTCAAAACCACTGTACGAAGGCAAGAATATGGCAGGTGCAAAATTTTAGATACTATAAAGGATGGTAAATCTATGGATATTTTAAAGCACAATCGTGAGGCGTGGAATCAACAAGTTGAGAATGGAAATATTTGGACAAGACCTGTTGATTCACAAATTATAGAAAATGCTAAAAAGGGGATTTGGAGTGTAGTTTTGACTCCTACTAAACCTGTACCTTTAGATTGGTTTCCAAAACTTGATGGAAAAAAAGTATTATGTTTAGCATCTGGTGGAGGACAACAAGGACCAGTTCTAGCTGCTGCAGGAGCAGATGTGACAGTGTTTGATAATAGCCC contains:
- a CDS encoding GNAT family N-acetyltransferase, whose translation is MEKKLEIVELNYKSSDKDKGRYIRAHTEIWNNPENHKYLSFTGQPFSDSMLEEWIYGLNKDSQMRYFTAIKTDIVIGIIVLKADVLNGFEICGLGIKPNFKRQGIGNQLVQKAIADAKNSNYRAIQTLVYADNLPMLMLTIKNGFQPYRIDINQRYDGANIVALKKQL